In a genomic window of Trachemys scripta elegans isolate TJP31775 chromosome 12, CAS_Tse_1.0, whole genome shotgun sequence:
- the LOC117885978 gene encoding WAP four-disulfide core domain protein 3-like has translation MKSGAIFLLLGLLALWAQLPPASARGEFCWLHAGDWPTEPSSSPHLFQARQQAGTLCQGEGTSEVRRAGGSSGYQVSQCGAGSQRAGACPRQKLCKEEGTVRAASGRYCLTAMCLFCLAGRPGICPKPQGLGLCVERCRGDYSCPPGRKCCSNGCGHVCMKALIPPPGRSGRCPKPTGFGICVELCSSDVQCPRGQKCCSNGCGHVCTTVI, from the exons ATGAAGTCAGGGgccatcttcctcctcctgggCCTCCTGGCCCTCTGGGCCCAGCTGCCGCCTGCATCTGCTCGAG GTGAGTTCTGCTGGCTGCATGCAGGTGATTGGCCCACAGAACCCAGCAGTTCTCCCCACCTGTTCCAGGCTCGGCAGCAGGCCGGGACCCTCTGCCAGGGTGAAGGGACGAGCGAGGTCCGCAGAGCAGGCGGAAGCTCTGGGTACCAGGTCTCTCAGTGTGGAGCAGGAAGCCAGCGGGCAGGGGCCTGTCCTAGGCAGAAGCTGTGCAAggaggaggggacagtcagggcaGCTTCAGGACGATACTGCTTGACTGCCATGTGCCTGTTCTGCCTTGCAGGACGACCTGGAATCTGCCCCAAGCCCCAAGGCCTGGGGCTCTGCGTGGAGAGATGCCGGGGGGACTATTCTTGTCCTCCAGGACGAAAGTGCTGCAGTAATGGGTGTGGACACGTCTGCATGAAAGCACTAATCCCACCGCCAG ggagatcCGGCCGTTGTCCAAAGCCAACTGGCTTCGGCATTTGTGTGGAATTGTGCAGTTCTGATGTGCAGTGCCCCAGGGGACAGAAGTGCTGCAGCAACGGATGTGGCCACGTCTGTACAACAGTAATTTGA